A single Leptospiraceae bacterium DNA region contains:
- a CDS encoding endonuclease/exonuclease/phosphatase family protein yields the protein MLRVLTYNIHKAIGNDGKFSLSRIIEILKNSQADIICLQEVDYLVPRSSYEDLALRIAEGLNYHYELGLNVYLKKGAYGNAIFSRFPILHSENLNITWGIKKRRGCLMSKILVPEELLKNDLNFAQYKKEESQKTSPISTTVIGVLNLHLGLANFERLWQVEKILSSAFLEITKNIPLIIAGDTNDRLQHVDRIFNAHGFWDSSYLFKKEHPKKRKRYEFYTFPSYTPLIRIDKVFVNEFWFVIDHKVIKDKLTKIASDHLPVYVDLKLQEKQNHSSK from the coding sequence ATGCTTCGTGTCCTTACGTATAATATTCATAAAGCCATCGGAAACGATGGGAAATTCTCTCTTAGTAGAATCATAGAAATTTTGAAAAATAGTCAAGCTGATATTATTTGTTTGCAAGAGGTGGATTATCTGGTTCCTCGTTCTTCTTATGAAGACCTAGCACTTCGCATCGCAGAAGGATTAAACTATCACTATGAACTCGGACTTAACGTTTACCTTAAAAAAGGCGCATATGGAAATGCTATCTTCAGTCGTTTCCCTATCCTACATTCAGAAAATTTAAACATCACGTGGGGAATCAAAAAAAGAAGGGGATGCCTCATGAGTAAAATTTTGGTTCCTGAGGAGTTGTTAAAAAATGATTTAAATTTTGCTCAGTATAAAAAAGAAGAAAGCCAAAAAACTTCTCCTATTTCTACAACTGTAATTGGTGTTTTGAATTTGCATTTGGGATTAGCAAATTTTGAACGCCTGTGGCAAGTAGAAAAGATTCTTTCTTCTGCATTTTTAGAAATCACAAAAAACATCCCCCTAATCATAGCTGGTGACACAAACGATCGCTTGCAACATGTAGATCGTATTTTCAATGCTCATGGTTTCTGGGACTCAAGTTATCTATTCAAAAAAGAACATCCAAAAAAAAGAAAAAGATATGAATTTTATACCTTTCCTTCTTACACTCCTTTGATAAGAATCGACAAAGTCTTTGTCAATGAATTCTGGTTCGTAATAGATCATAAAGTTATCAAAGACAAACTAACAAAAATAGCTTCTGATCACTTACCTGTTTATGTAGATTTGAAACTTCAAGAAAAACAAAATCATTCTTCTAAATAA
- a CDS encoding hydroxymethylpyrimidine/phosphomethylpyrimidine kinase, with the protein MNVCLTIAGIDNLGFSGVYADLRTFHALGCYGVAAITALTIQTHDQVMEIKPTSEEFLKKQIQAAFNVWKIDAIKIGMIYSLSHIYAINDLLLANSLSFPCACVLDPIIKSSSGKELLEPRAQKEITKLFPHVKLITPNLPEILFFLKKDEEPQNINELKKLVEEFYLRYQVPVLLKGGHFNSNIAYDVFFDGDQIYTFEKEKIPKSNIRGTGCALSSAITAYLAQNMSLLEAIKNAKEYINLQIQNAQALPNTEYHFLLHRPDFS; encoded by the coding sequence ATGAATGTTTGTTTGACGATTGCTGGAATTGATAATCTTGGATTTTCTGGAGTTTATGCGGATTTAAGGACGTTTCATGCTTTGGGTTGTTATGGTGTGGCTGCTATTACTGCTTTAACCATTCAAACTCATGATCAAGTGATGGAAATCAAACCCACATCAGAAGAATTCCTCAAGAAACAGATCCAAGCTGCTTTCAATGTATGGAAGATTGATGCCATCAAGATTGGGATGATTTATTCTCTTTCTCATATTTACGCCATAAATGATCTTCTATTAGCAAATTCTCTTTCTTTTCCCTGCGCTTGTGTGTTGGATCCAATCATAAAGTCATCATCTGGAAAAGAACTTTTAGAACCCAGAGCTCAAAAAGAAATCACGAAATTATTCCCCCACGTGAAATTAATAACCCCAAATCTACCTGAGATATTATTTTTTCTCAAAAAAGACGAAGAACCTCAAAACATAAACGAACTCAAAAAATTAGTAGAAGAATTCTACCTTCGATATCAGGTTCCTGTTCTTCTAAAAGGAGGACATTTTAATAGCAATATAGCATATGACGTTTTTTTTGATGGTGATCAGATTTATACTTTCGAAAAAGAAAAAATCCCAAAATCAAATATACGTGGAACCGGTTGTGCTTTGAGTTCTGCTATCACGGCTTATCTTGCTCAAAATATGAGTTTATTAGAAGCCATCAAAAATGCAAAAGAATACATCAATCTTCAAATCCAAAACGCTCAAGCATTACCAAACACGGAATATCATTTTCTTTTACATAGACCGGATTTTTCATGA
- a CDS encoding phosphoribosyltransferase domain-containing protein, with protein MSSKSTIRFEIDFTYQDFLLVANKGYLIIKEILEKNPNYYAGILCPLRGGFYFSDFLSRKLNLKLFFLSITSYGNTKTQKDFQIDFYPELQAKQRYLICDDIIATGNTIRKILSLYPNVEFETIALFKHKDRKYDFKHYAIREVPSFVWVNFFWETYDKLSF; from the coding sequence ATGAGTTCGAAAAGTACCATAAGATTTGAAATTGATTTCACTTACCAAGATTTTCTTTTGGTAGCAAACAAAGGATACTTAATCATAAAAGAAATTTTAGAAAAGAATCCGAATTACTACGCAGGAATTTTGTGTCCATTGCGAGGTGGATTTTATTTTAGTGATTTTCTTTCACGAAAGTTAAATCTGAAGCTCTTTTTTCTTTCAATCACATCATATGGAAATACGAAGACTCAAAAAGATTTTCAAATTGATTTCTACCCAGAACTTCAAGCAAAACAACGATATTTGATTTGTGATGACATCATTGCAACAGGAAATACAATTCGCAAAATCCTTAGCTTATATCCTAACGTCGAATTCGAAACGATCGCTCTATTCAAACATAAAGATAGAAAGTATGATTTTAAGCATTACGCTATAAGGGAAGTTCCTTCTTTTGTGTGGGTTAATTTCTTCTGGGAAACTTACGATAAGCTTTCTTTTTGA
- the pyrC gene encoding dihydroorotase yields MKSTKILFKLPKADDFHLHLRDGIYLKHTVPYTAKSYARAVIMPNIKPPVTSIVLAKNYRERIIQNVPSDTTFEPLMTLYLNPQVKLQEIQEIPHHPEIIGIKLYPSGATTHSEEGVETIEDFYPYFEFMEKYHVPLMIHAEVVDPDVDIFDREKVFIDRHLIKIRESFPELKITFEHVSTREAVDFVNAYRNTAATITPQHLLLTRNELLVGGIRPHHYCLPVVKTKEDQKAILEQIVKQNPKFFAGTDSAPHPKQKKESHRGPAGIFTSPISIELYFFAFFSYIKNQSLDITVLEDLMQNFLCRFGSEYYGLPINQNKELYLVEEEFVIPDSYPFGDEEVVPLWAGEKLPWKIYTKDEFEKYHKI; encoded by the coding sequence ATGAAAAGCACAAAAATTCTATTCAAACTTCCTAAGGCTGATGATTTTCATTTACATCTTCGCGATGGAATTTATTTAAAACACACAGTTCCCTATACAGCAAAATCCTATGCGAGAGCTGTCATCATGCCAAACATAAAACCACCGGTAACATCTATTGTCTTAGCAAAGAATTATCGTGAACGGATTATACAAAACGTCCCCTCAGACACAACGTTCGAACCCTTGATGACGTTATACTTAAATCCTCAAGTGAAACTCCAGGAAATCCAAGAAATCCCTCATCACCCAGAGATTATAGGGATCAAACTTTATCCATCAGGAGCTACCACCCATTCCGAAGAAGGAGTCGAAACCATAGAGGATTTTTATCCTTATTTTGAGTTCATGGAAAAGTATCATGTTCCTTTGATGATCCATGCAGAAGTAGTTGATCCCGATGTTGACATATTTGACCGAGAGAAGGTTTTCATCGACCGACATTTGATAAAAATTCGAGAGAGCTTCCCAGAACTAAAAATCACCTTTGAGCACGTCTCAACAAGAGAAGCCGTGGATTTTGTTAACGCATATCGCAACACAGCAGCCACCATCACCCCACAACATTTACTCCTTACAAGAAATGAACTTTTGGTTGGTGGGATTCGTCCTCATCATTATTGTTTACCTGTTGTGAAAACCAAAGAGGACCAAAAAGCAATCTTAGAACAAATCGTAAAACAAAATCCAAAGTTTTTTGCTGGCACAGATAGCGCTCCTCACCCAAAGCAAAAGAAAGAAAGCCATCGAGGACCAGCAGGAATTTTCACTTCTCCTATTTCGATTGAACTATATTTTTTTGCTTTTTTTTCTTACATAAAAAATCAATCTTTAGATATAACAGTTCTCGAAGACCTCATGCAAAATTTTTTGTGTCGGTTTGGATCTGAGTATTATGGACTACCTATTAATCAAAATAAGGAACTATATCTCGTAGAAGAAGAATTTGTCATACCTGATAGTTATCCTTTTGGAGATGAAGAAGTTGTTCCCCTTTGGGCTGGAGAAAAGCTTCCATGGAAAATATACACAAAAGATGAGTTCGAAAAGTACCATAAGATTTGA
- the lptE gene encoding LPS assembly lipoprotein LptE codes for MKFHFSFFLIFVFFIQCQTYHKELKVYPEDLRSIYIENFSNFTFEPYVHQEFYDILLQKLHRRNTLKVVKNYNEASYFLKGMVTLFRREVLLYRDDFTPSYYKIDVVVEIRISNRQSQIQQYEIYETLRYSTYDPMRDNDFLTRNRIYERLSHKILQTTEQVILSDLKGKIP; via the coding sequence GTGAAGTTTCATTTCTCTTTCTTTTTGATTTTTGTTTTTTTCATTCAGTGCCAAACGTATCACAAAGAATTGAAGGTTTATCCCGAGGATTTACGTTCCATCTACATCGAAAATTTTTCGAATTTTACCTTTGAGCCCTACGTTCATCAAGAATTTTACGATATTCTTCTTCAGAAGCTCCATAGGAGAAATACCCTCAAAGTAGTCAAAAACTATAACGAAGCAAGCTACTTTTTGAAAGGAATGGTCACACTATTTCGAAGAGAGGTGCTCTTATATCGAGATGATTTTACTCCTTCTTATTACAAAATTGATGTGGTGGTAGAAATCAGAATTTCCAATCGGCAATCCCAAATCCAACAATATGAAATTTACGAAACTTTACGATATTCTACTTATGATCCCATGAGGGATAATGACTTTTTAACAAGGAATCGTATTTATGAAAGGTTGAGTCATAAAATCCTACAAACCACCGAACAAGTAATCCTTTCAGACCTCAAAGGGAAAATCCCATAA
- a CDS encoding GldG family protein: MKKYTIGLLGAFIHLIGIIFLSSVLYLLPQNPWGYLVLAIAMIFLGYDWWQILTEKQNLTEKISWKWLAIFDVVVLLLFLIIWFIEVPALKGEDKTFWNNLKNFFIFLFLLGLFINFVYRNYIGFYLYNLIYQKANIQIQFRKSLNQVVFLIVILVLINILLVKWEITWDITPGYYSISSKSKEIIRNIKGQNIKIFVFLPDQQMVVSKRDTTTAELFNFSEELRILFQEIPKINPEIQVEIYNADLIESNHQVFGNVSNGTIMIRNYKSELTTLPYLERRFYVFTESDMENLEQNLIRSLLQVASEPIKVYFSTALGERFTSPHKKPFQIDLFVDVLKVYNFEIYEWNENSGFPRSIPENAQILVFAGAQFPFPEELKTTLIDYISNKKGKVLILADSSGKENYDWLFQAFSNFYRYEKVPLHQLEGNPQLLYTDQISIIDLTQNIKTFDKPKFLLHGGGYLKKRITEESSQHKDYITKEFLFTTYTTWVDVNRNGKKDNLQEEENNRFPLGVLIYKEDSKIVFYSDVEWITNRYLSQNIYNLNLQLMTDTLFYLGNRMEVPGILEERREKQSILLEDTTKTQILVFGIIIIPLSMMGSVGFLIFLYNKRHRPIENL, from the coding sequence ATGAAAAAATATACAATCGGACTTTTAGGCGCTTTTATCCATTTGATTGGAATTATTTTTTTGAGTTCTGTTTTGTATTTGCTTCCCCAAAACCCTTGGGGTTATTTGGTTTTGGCAATAGCAATGATTTTTCTGGGGTATGATTGGTGGCAAATCCTAACGGAAAAACAAAACCTAACCGAAAAGATTTCTTGGAAATGGTTAGCTATTTTTGATGTCGTAGTATTACTTCTATTTTTGATTATCTGGTTCATTGAAGTTCCAGCACTAAAAGGTGAAGACAAAACCTTCTGGAATAATCTAAAAAACTTTTTTATCTTTTTGTTTTTGCTGGGTTTGTTTATCAATTTTGTTTATCGAAACTACATTGGCTTTTATCTTTATAACTTGATTTATCAAAAAGCGAATATCCAAATCCAATTTCGTAAATCCTTGAACCAAGTGGTTTTTTTGATTGTGATTTTGGTTTTAATCAACATTCTTTTGGTGAAGTGGGAAATTACGTGGGATATTACCCCGGGGTATTATTCAATAAGTAGCAAATCCAAAGAAATTATCCGAAACATAAAAGGACAAAACATCAAAATCTTTGTATTTCTTCCTGACCAGCAAATGGTCGTTTCGAAAAGGGATACCACAACAGCAGAACTATTTAATTTTTCAGAAGAACTCCGAATTTTGTTTCAAGAAATTCCCAAAATCAACCCCGAAATCCAAGTTGAAATTTACAACGCAGATTTGATAGAAAGCAACCACCAAGTTTTTGGAAATGTATCCAATGGAACCATCATGATTCGCAACTACAAAAGCGAATTAACTACCCTTCCTTATTTAGAAAGAAGGTTTTATGTTTTTACTGAGTCTGACATGGAAAACTTAGAACAAAACTTGATTCGGTCTCTACTTCAAGTAGCAAGTGAACCCATCAAGGTTTACTTCTCAACGGCTCTGGGAGAACGTTTTACAAGTCCTCATAAAAAACCCTTTCAGATTGACCTTTTTGTGGATGTGCTCAAAGTCTATAACTTTGAAATTTATGAATGGAATGAAAACTCAGGCTTTCCAAGAAGTATACCTGAAAATGCCCAAATCTTAGTTTTTGCTGGAGCTCAATTTCCCTTTCCAGAAGAACTAAAAACAACGTTAATAGATTACATTTCCAACAAAAAGGGGAAAGTTCTTATCTTAGCTGACTCATCAGGTAAAGAAAATTATGATTGGTTGTTCCAAGCTTTTTCAAACTTTTATCGCTATGAAAAAGTTCCCTTACATCAATTAGAAGGAAATCCTCAACTTCTCTATACGGATCAAATAAGCATCATAGACCTTACCCAAAATATCAAAACTTTCGATAAACCCAAGTTTTTGCTTCATGGTGGAGGATACCTCAAAAAACGAATCACCGAAGAATCATCACAACATAAAGACTATATTACAAAAGAATTCCTATTCACCACTTACACAACTTGGGTAGACGTAAATCGAAATGGTAAAAAAGACAACCTCCAAGAAGAAGAAAACAATCGATTCCCATTAGGAGTCTTGATTTACAAAGAAGACTCAAAAATTGTTTTCTACTCTGATGTAGAATGGATTACCAATCGATATTTGTCGCAGAATATCTATAATTTAAATCTCCAATTGATGACTGATACGTTGTTTTATTTGGGGAATCGAATGGAAGTGCCCGGTATCTTAGAAGAAAGGCGCGAAAAACAAAGTATTTTACTTGAAGACACCACTAAAACCCAAATCTTAGTGTTTGGGATAATCATCATTCCGTTGTCGATGATGGGCTCTGTTGGATTCCTAATTTTTCTTTACAACAAAAGACACAGACCTATCGAAAACCTATGA
- a CDS encoding ABC transporter permease, giving the protein MLDRFQAILKKELLVLPLSTIPLVSIGILSFSVGLISIMLLLSRGLTYDSASYVLIHFFYILSLFTGMFLAVPSIIYEKRYKMLDFLFIYPVTETEFITAKIVFYTLLNWIVISILFFVYAFFFLRTPLYVIFPTILGFLFLSYYASSIGVFASTLVNSITGSLILAGFILLLIDIGGFLSGLFPSPAKEIFSYFHAIVQFLPLTKGIITLKGLFFFFSIGLFFHYLSILILQFYKTKGVKDS; this is encoded by the coding sequence ATGCTTGATCGTTTCCAAGCCATCCTCAAAAAAGAATTATTAGTTTTACCCCTTTCTACCATTCCTTTGGTTTCGATTGGGATTTTGAGTTTTTCCGTTGGACTCATTTCCATCATGCTTCTTCTATCGCGGGGACTTACTTATGATAGTGCTTCCTATGTGCTAATTCATTTTTTTTATATTCTCAGCTTATTTACAGGTATGTTCTTAGCCGTGCCCTCTATCATTTATGAAAAGCGCTACAAAATGTTAGATTTCCTGTTTATTTATCCTGTTACTGAAACAGAATTTATCACAGCCAAGATTGTTTTTTATACCCTACTGAATTGGATTGTGATTAGTATCTTGTTTTTTGTTTATGCCTTCTTTTTTCTTCGAACTCCTTTGTATGTGATTTTCCCCACAATTTTGGGATTTTTGTTTTTGTCGTATTATGCCTCTTCGATCGGAGTTTTTGCTTCTACTCTTGTCAACAGCATTACTGGTTCTTTGATTTTAGCAGGATTTATTTTACTTTTGATTGATATTGGGGGATTTTTATCAGGTTTGTTTCCTTCTCCCGCTAAAGAAATCTTTTCGTATTTTCATGCCATTGTTCAGTTTCTTCCTTTAACAAAGGGAATCATCACCCTTAAGGGTTTATTTTTCTTTTTTAGTATCGGCTTGTTCTTTCACTATCTGAGTATTTTGATTTTACAATTCTATAAAACCAAAGGAGTCAAAGATTCCTAA
- a CDS encoding ABC transporter ATP-binding protein — protein sequence MSITLIEVSKLKKQYENKVVLNSINFTIQKNEVLGILGLNGAGKTTLLKILAGILPPTEGEIYLNGKLVYSSFDSQNNYDFLNYKNIIKIGYLPEFVTLYPELTVKDFLYFIMTIKNIPKDKQKEEYEYIIRKAHLEGYQSVFIKHLSQGYQKRTGIAQTIAGNPDFIILDEPITGLDPKQIIEIRNLIRELVKEHTIILSSHILSEVAQTCDRVYILHKNTFVKEVTKEEMPNIEKIFMEATNA from the coding sequence GTGTCAATCACATTGATTGAAGTTAGCAAACTCAAAAAACAATACGAAAACAAAGTTGTTTTAAATTCTATCAACTTCACAATCCAAAAAAATGAAGTATTAGGAATTTTAGGACTCAATGGTGCTGGGAAAACAACCCTTTTAAAAATCTTGGCAGGCATACTTCCCCCTACTGAAGGAGAAATCTATCTCAATGGCAAATTGGTTTATTCTTCTTTTGACTCACAAAATAATTATGACTTTCTCAATTACAAAAATATCATCAAGATTGGATACCTTCCCGAGTTCGTGACATTATATCCAGAGCTCACAGTCAAAGATTTTTTGTATTTCATCATGACCATAAAAAATATCCCCAAAGATAAACAAAAAGAAGAGTATGAATACATCATTCGAAAAGCCCACTTAGAAGGTTATCAATCCGTTTTCATAAAACATTTATCACAAGGGTATCAAAAACGAACTGGGATTGCCCAAACCATAGCAGGGAATCCTGACTTCATCATTTTAGACGAACCCATAACGGGATTGGATCCAAAGCAAATCATTGAGATCCGAAACCTCATCCGAGAGCTGGTCAAAGAACATACAATCATTTTATCCAGTCATATTTTATCCGAAGTAGCACAAACCTGTGATCGGGTCTATATCCTACACAAAAACACTTTCGTGAAAGAAGTCACGAAAGAAGAAATGCCAAACATAGAAAAAATCTTTATGGAGGCTACCAATGCTTGA
- a CDS encoding tetratricopeptide repeat protein gives MKILFQIFVHLIVIFPLYTQSENIIYGKKAIATQNYNEAIKHFQKEIQKNPQRCEGYYYLGITYEKLNQKQKAVEYFVQATKTSCSPDLKEQAYWKAFNYYKFLQDWNNIYQVGKSFLSFKYNKEVEKYVNIAEQKKDKNSNEIQEKLNQAKEWEEQNEFRKAAYLYESLYDLNPKIEFLMKAGNLFKEANDIEESHRVFVKVIRYYPENWYANYQVGMYHYQKGDLEKSIEYLNKSQINIENKKSRNYYNLLLIRASVFMGLENFSKVEEILNHIDKLNFHFQKERNYEVLQAMLKLIKERVFTYVSFDERDEKVYLYRMMEAFYNKDYENLYNLFINDFYQYPNLPRWSRYINQFYLVLIMEFRNDRNRLQVLLNFLNNSNFEGIFKNEVGSVFWNEYNFYLTQPLTFLEKEFFKSQFHKELILALGFTKIENYTKAYEILIPIENQLNSFNEKNLFLFLKALSFLEARSYNEGYELLQKVISSNSDYKIILKELPLYQELISKDEKWQKLIETNTNILSL, from the coding sequence ATGAAGATTTTGTTTCAAATTTTCGTCCATTTGATTGTAATCTTTCCTCTTTACACGCAATCAGAAAACATCATCTATGGAAAAAAAGCCATAGCCACCCAGAACTACAATGAAGCCATCAAACATTTTCAAAAAGAAATACAAAAAAATCCTCAACGTTGTGAGGGGTATTACTACTTAGGGATTACCTACGAAAAGCTCAATCAAAAACAAAAAGCCGTTGAGTATTTTGTTCAAGCAACGAAAACCTCATGCTCACCAGACCTAAAAGAACAAGCTTACTGGAAGGCTTTTAATTATTATAAATTCCTCCAAGATTGGAACAACATTTATCAAGTTGGAAAATCTTTTTTGAGTTTCAAATACAACAAAGAAGTTGAAAAATACGTAAACATAGCAGAACAAAAGAAAGATAAAAACTCCAACGAAATCCAAGAAAAATTAAATCAAGCAAAGGAATGGGAAGAACAAAATGAATTTCGAAAAGCAGCTTACCTTTACGAAAGTTTATATGATCTTAATCCAAAAATAGAGTTTTTGATGAAAGCAGGGAATTTGTTCAAAGAAGCTAACGATATAGAAGAATCACACAGAGTTTTTGTAAAAGTAATTCGCTATTATCCAGAAAATTGGTATGCCAACTACCAAGTAGGAATGTATCATTATCAAAAAGGGGATTTAGAAAAAAGCATAGAATATTTAAACAAATCCCAAATAAACATCGAAAACAAAAAATCTCGTAATTACTATAATCTACTTTTGATACGTGCGTCTGTTTTCATGGGATTAGAAAATTTCTCAAAAGTAGAAGAAATTTTAAATCATATCGATAAACTTAACTTTCACTTTCAAAAAGAAAGAAATTATGAGGTTCTACAAGCCATGTTAAAGTTAATCAAAGAAAGAGTATTTACGTATGTTTCTTTTGATGAGAGGGATGAGAAAGTTTACCTCTATCGAATGATGGAAGCATTTTATAATAAAGATTATGAAAATTTATATAACTTATTTATAAATGATTTTTATCAATATCCTAATCTTCCTCGTTGGTCAAGATATATAAATCAATTTTATCTTGTTTTGATCATGGAATTTCGAAATGATAGAAATCGGCTACAAGTTCTTTTGAACTTTTTGAACAACTCCAACTTCGAAGGAATTTTTAAGAATGAAGTGGGTTCTGTTTTTTGGAATGAATACAATTTTTATTTGACCCAACCTTTGACTTTTTTGGAAAAAGAATTTTTTAAATCTCAATTCCATAAAGAACTGATTTTGGCATTGGGATTTACAAAAATTGAAAACTATACAAAAGCTTATGAGATTCTTATTCCAATTGAAAATCAGCTGAATTCATTCAATGAGAAAAATTTATTTTTATTCCTCAAAGCATTATCTTTTTTAGAAGCAAGATCCTACAATGAGGGTTATGAATTACTTCAAAAGGTGATTTCGTCAAACTCAGATTATAAGATAATTCTAAAAGAACTTCCTCTTTATCAAGAACTGATCTCAAAAGATGAAAAATGGCAAAAATTGATTGAAACTAACACCAATATCCTCAGTTTATAA
- the folP gene encoding dihydropteroate synthase produces MWNWNIKIAGILNITEDSFSDGGEYLSLEKAEEKMWDLLQQGADVVDVGAVSSNPKGKDVPIEEEIRRLQPILEIAKKNQIPISVDTWRFETQRFCLEYHVDFINDITGFSHPEIFSLLKDTETKCIVMHQVSNNPGKADPTYEIEFDKLWQQMIQFFDKKIEQFLSHGISEDRILLDPGMGFFLGKDYLHSFRMINLLPELKKRYKKAIYVSVSRKSFLGVAAGIENPKDRDYATLACEIALLSKNIDWIRTHQPKALRDAIKVLKHIQI; encoded by the coding sequence ATGTGGAATTGGAACATAAAAATTGCAGGGATATTAAACATCACTGAAGATTCTTTTTCTGATGGAGGGGAGTATCTTTCTTTAGAAAAGGCGGAAGAAAAGATGTGGGATTTACTTCAACAAGGTGCAGATGTCGTGGATGTCGGAGCAGTGTCTAGCAATCCCAAAGGAAAAGACGTTCCCATCGAAGAAGAAATCAGAAGACTCCAACCCATCTTGGAAATAGCAAAGAAAAATCAAATTCCCATTTCGGTAGATACTTGGCGATTTGAAACCCAAAGATTTTGTTTAGAATATCATGTTGATTTTATTAATGATATTACAGGGTTTTCTCATCCCGAAATCTTTTCTTTACTAAAAGATACAGAAACAAAATGCATAGTGATGCATCAAGTTTCAAACAATCCTGGTAAAGCTGATCCAACTTATGAGATAGAATTTGATAAGTTGTGGCAACAAATGATACAATTTTTTGATAAAAAAATAGAACAGTTTCTTTCTCATGGAATTTCCGAAGATCGGATTTTGTTGGATCCAGGTATGGGGTTTTTTTTAGGGAAAGATTATTTACATTCATTTCGTATGATCAATCTACTTCCTGAACTCAAAAAACGTTATAAAAAAGCCATTTATGTTTCTGTTTCTCGAAAGTCTTTTTTGGGAGTTGCAGCAGGAATTGAAAATCCCAAAGATCGAGATTATGCGACTTTGGCTTGTGAAATCGCTCTTTTATCGAAAAATATTGATTGGATTCGCACACATCAACCTAAAGCCTTACGAGATGCTATCAAGGTGTTAAAACACATTCAGATTTGA
- the kdsB gene encoding 3-deoxy-manno-octulosonate cytidylyltransferase — MEKQKKVLAVIPARYASTRFPGKVIQKIGSLPMIQYVYEAVRSAKMVDQIIIATEDERVREVVKGFGAECIITSEEHKSGTDRVAEVANLFPEYEIVVNVQGDEPGIEPSLIDGVILEKLQHPEWEVATAVRPFKENEDPLQPNRVKAVITKKRRALYFSRSLIPFPRNNLHHTVYLHLGIYAYDRDFLLHFTTLPRSVFEEVESLEQLRVLENDYNIGVYITDDSLPGVDTPEDLKLITEIFRKSNKLK, encoded by the coding sequence ATGGAAAAACAAAAAAAGGTCTTAGCAGTAATACCTGCTCGATACGCTTCTACGAGATTTCCCGGCAAGGTCATTCAGAAGATTGGAAGTCTTCCCATGATTCAGTATGTATACGAAGCTGTAAGGTCAGCAAAGATGGTGGATCAAATTATCATTGCAACAGAAGATGAACGAGTCAGAGAAGTAGTAAAAGGTTTTGGTGCGGAATGTATCATCACTAGTGAAGAACATAAAAGTGGGACAGATCGAGTAGCAGAGGTTGCGAATCTATTTCCTGAGTATGAAATTGTTGTCAATGTTCAAGGTGATGAACCGGGGATTGAACCAAGTCTGATTGATGGGGTTATTTTAGAAAAACTTCAACACCCAGAATGGGAAGTTGCAACTGCCGTTCGACCCTTCAAAGAAAACGAAGACCCACTGCAACCCAATCGTGTGAAGGCAGTAATCACAAAAAAACGAAGAGCTCTGTATTTTTCGAGGTCGTTGATCCCTTTTCCAAGAAATAACCTTCACCATACTGTTTATTTACACTTGGGGATTTATGCTTATGATAGGGATTTTTTACTTCATTTTACGACACTTCCTCGTTCTGTCTTTGAAGAAGTGGAATCTTTAGAGCAACTACGAGTTTTAGAGAATGATTACAACATTGGAGTTTATATTACTGATGACTCATTGCCAGGAGTTGATACGCCAGAAGATTTAAAACTAATCACAGAGATATTCAGAAAATCAAATAAGCTTAAATAA